Proteins from one Thalassophryne amazonica chromosome 20, fThaAma1.1, whole genome shotgun sequence genomic window:
- the cx39.4 gene encoding connexin 39.4, giving the protein MSRADWSFLEHLLEEGQEYSTGVGRIWLTVLFLFRMLVLGTAAESAWDDEQADFVCNTLQPGCTAVCYDKAFPISHFRYFVLQVIFVSTPTIFYFGYVAVRARKDKRGKEDDEEKRTEGGDVDNVAKRTGEHSSSDAPKLKGRLLCAYAFSIFLKVLLEAGFMVGLWFLYDGFFIAAKFECVTPPCPHTVDCFVSRPTEKTIFTIYTQAIAGISLLLNLIELLHLLQLGIGHCLEKRYRHATWVGQVPPQEVLPMEVLQSHKEGSHVHLPAQGEDPRYTGPCESNGDLTIEVNWGPGGAGGDLLPSYINCMAGMRSTHSPRVLHQGHGKHIGKPHKGTHKGQSKQKHYV; this is encoded by the coding sequence ATGTCCAGAGCTGACTGGTCCTTCTTGGAGCACCTGCTGGAGGAGGGCCAAGAGTATTCCACAGGCGTGGGCCGGATCTGGCTCACCGTGCTCTTCTTGTTTCGCATGCTGGTACTGGGAACCGCTGCCGAGTCCGCCTGGGATGACGAGCAAGCCGACTTCGTCTGCAACACTCTCCAACCCGGCTGCACCGCTGTCTGCTACGACAAGGCTTTCCCTATCTCCCACTTCCGCTACTTCGTTCTCCAGGTCATCTTCGTCTCCACTCCCACCATCTTCTACTTCGGATACGTGGCTGTAAGAGCGAGGAAGGACAAGAGAGGCAAGGAGGACGACGAGGAGAAGCGGACAGAAGGAGGGGATGTGGACAACGTGGCAAAGCGGACTGGAGAACATTCTTCTTCTGATGCTCCCAAGCTGAAAGGCAGGCTGCTGTGCGCGTATGCATTCAGCattttcttaaaagtcctcctggaAGCCGGCTTCATGGTGGGCCTGTGGTTCCTCTACGACGGCTTTTTCATTGCAGCAAAGTTCGAGTGCGTAACACCCCCATGTCCTCACACTGTGGACTGCTTTGTCTCTCGGCCCACTGAGAAGACGATCTTTACTATTTATACTCAGGCAATCGCTGGCATTTCCCTTCTTCTCAACCTCATCGAGCTCCTTCACCTACTCCAGCTAGGCATCGGCCATTGTTTGGAGAAACGCTACCGCCACGCAACATGGGTAGGCCAGGTACCACCCCAAGAGGTACTCCCAATGGAGGTGCTACAATCACACAAAGAGGGAAGCCACGTTCACCTCCCCGCACAGGGGGAGGATCCACGCTACACCGGTCCTTGTGAGAGCAATGGGGACCTGACAATCGAGGTGAACTGGGGCCCCGGAGGGGCTGGGGGTGACCTCCTTCCCAGTTATATTAACTGCATGGCGGGGATGAGGAGCACACATTCTCCTAGAGTCCTACATCAGGGCCATGGAAAGCACATTGGGAAACCCCACAAAGGAACCCATAAGGGACAGTCGAAACAGAAGCACTACGTATGA